The region CATCACCGTCCACGAGATAAATCTGGTTGATGCCCTCCGTGCAGAGGGTGGAGCCGTCTGCGGACAGCACCCCACAGGGGACGGTGAACGTCGCAAGGCTTGCTTTCGCCGTTTCCTCACTGACCGTGTCCGGCGAAAACGAAACGGTATAATAATGGGCCGGATTCCCCACATCACCGGGATAAACGCCCGCCAGCGGCTCTTCCGGCACGATTCGCAGGACAGAATTCGCGAGGTCTATGCCCTGCACGGTCACGGTGATGGACACGGTGCTGTCGCGCCCAACTATCGCCGGGGTGGCGGCGCAGTCAAGCCAGATGCCCGCGCCACCCAGCCCGCCGGCCGTCTCGTCGGCGCCGACACCCAGATTGTTGTTTTCGGGGCGCAACTCGCGCTCAAAGTCGTAGCGCCAGTTTTCCCGGGCCACCGCCGCGGTGAGCGTGGCGGGCAGCTCGTCAAATTTCTTGTCCGACACCACTTGGGGCAATAATTGCAGTTTCCCGATCCAGGGCGTGTCCAGCCAGGGCACCGGTGTCTCTTGGGGCAGGTTGGGGAAATCCCCGTCTTCCAGGCCTGCGGGGAACGCGCCGCTCTTGAACACGTTCAGCCAGGTGTGCACCTCCCCGGAGGCGCCGCCGCCGTTGCCGTCCAGAATGCTCAGGGCGAGGTTAATCCTGCCCAGAGTCGCCACCGCGCCCTGGCCGTTGCCGCGCAGGGTGCACTGGAAGACGGTCACGGTCCGGTCACCCACATTGTTCACTGCGGCACCCGTGCAACCCCGGATGACCGAGTTGGAAATGAGTCCCGAGGCCTCGCCGGAAAAGTAGACGCCGTCGCCCGCGATGTTGGAGGTTGCGCAACGGACCAGGGTGAGTTTCCCGCCGTCCGTGGCGTGGACGGCCCGCCCGCCGTCGGCCAGGGTCAGGTTTTCCAGGAGCACCTTCGCGCCGGAAACGGTGATTACCGTCTCCGTGGGCGGATTGCCCAGGCAAATCTGGTCCAGCGCGAAGGCCGCCGGGGCGGCGCCCCGGGCAATGCCCGCAGTGAACCGCAGTTCTGTGGTCTGGCCGCGCAGGGTCTCGGCGTAGGGCACCTCGTAGGTTTTCCATGAGGAGCCGCCGGATTTCGCGTCGGCGATGCGGGTGGTCTGGCCGCCCAGGGTGACCTCGAAGAAACTTTCAACCGTGCCGGGCGACTCGACCCGCGCGCTGAAGGTGAGTTTCTCGCCAAAGTCCGGCACCGTCACCCCGGTCTGGTGCAACTCCACCGTGTCCAGCACCGGCATCCGCTTGAACACCATCGCCCGCGCGCCCGCGCAGGCGGGGGCGCCAAAATACGCCGCCGCGCTGCCCGCCGCCTCGCAGGCAGTCCAGGCCTCCCAGGCACTTGCCGCGGCGGGACTTTCAAAGTCGCCGCCGGCAATCATGTTCATCGAGGCGCCCATCACGTCGAGTTTCGGGCTGAGGAGACTCACCACCAGCCCGTCCACCACAAACACCGTCGAGGGGACGGGCGGATCGGCGGTGTCGTCCGGAGCCTTAATGGTGGCGCGGAACGACAGCGCGGCGCTGTCGCCGTGGAGCGCCATGCCGGGCAGTGTGATGGCGGGCTCGCAGTCCTGCAATTCCGCCGAGGCGGGGGCCGCGGCCCACACGGGCACACCGTTCACCAGCATCTCCAGTTTGTCGTCCGCCGCGCCCACGGTTTCCGCCCATGCCTGAAACGAGGCGCGCGGGCGGCCCAGCCCCCCCAGGCGGATGACGCTGAAACCGCCGTCGTTCACCATTTTCGGGGGGTTCAGGCTGCTGAAAAGCGAATCCTGGGTGCCCGAAGCCAGGCCCAGCGCGTTGGCCGTGGGCGGCGGCAGTAGGCCGAATTCCACCCCGGCCACCAGGAAAATGGTCGGGTCGGCGGTGTCGCCCAGCCAGGTGGCCTTGAGCTCGAAGGAGAGCAGGTTGACGGTCCCCAAATCAATCGCGGGGGAAAAGTCGGCCAGGGGCACGGTCACCAGGGCATAGTTGGCGTGGGCGCCAAAATTGGCCGGCGTGAGCGCCGTGGCGGTGTAGGCGGTGTTCAGCACCACTTCGAGTTTGTCGGCGGCGGTGTTGGAGCCCGGCAGCACCTTCACCAGAAGGTAGAGATTCATGCCGGGCAGGGTGGCCAGGGACGGAAAGGCCGCGCCCGTCCACACGACGGTCTCCTCGAAAACGGGCGGCAGCGGGGGAATGTCCAGGATTTGCCGGTACCGCAGCTCCGCGGCGTTTTCCGCCACGCCCGTGGGCGGGTCCGGCGCGCACGGCGCGGTGGTGAACCGGGCGTATTGCGACCCCTCGGCGGCGTTGGACTGTTCATTGACCACCACGGGGGCGGGACTCTCGGTCCAGTTCGCGGCACCCGCCTCGAAGCCGGGGTTGGCCACGGTGTTGCCGGGGCAGCCGCCCTCGTCGGGCACGCCGGAGATGACCAGGCGCGAGGGCAGCACGGCGGCCTCGCCCTGGATGGCCAGGTCCCTGGTGACCACCACGGGGGCGTTCAGGGGCCAGGTGACCGTGGCGCCCGCCTGGAGCGCGCCCTCGACACGCCTGCCCTTGAGCTGGACCGTGTCCCCGGCCGCGGCGCCGTTTATCGCCGCCGCGAGGTCGTCACCCTCGTTCACTTCAATGATGTCGGCGCGCGCGGACGCGCACAGCACAATCGCGGCCAGCAACGCCGCCCCGCGCCGCAACTTCCCGTTCATTGTCATTCCGGCTCCTTGTACAGCCGCGGCGGCTATCTGCCCACCGCCTCGTCGGACTTGTCCCGTCGCGCGCGCCGCTCGTACACCACGCGGCCGCGGGACTCCGCAGTCACCACGAACTCCTCGGCGTTGCGCCTGCCCCGGTAGTCGGCGCGGCCGTCACCGTCCAGGTCCACGGCGCTGCCCGCCTGCACGGTCACCAGAATCTCAAACACGTCCGACCGTGTGGCCAGCAGGTTTGACATGCGGCTGAAACGCTCCGCTATCTCCTCATACCGGAGTTCCGGCACGCTTTCATTGCTCAGCGGATACCTGCCTGAAGAAAGTGTACCACCTTTCCCGGCGCCCCGGGCCAGGTCAGCGAGACTGGTGTAGTAGCGGCCGTCCGCATGCTCCGGACGCTCCGCCACCAGCATGGACATCAGCCGCAGGGCGGCGAAGGACCGGTCCGCCTCCACGGCGCGGCCAAGCTGGTTCGGGTTCGGGTCGCCCCCGTCCACGCGCGGCCCGGCGGGCGGAACGGCACGGCTGGTCCCGGCGGGGTCGAAGAGGTACGGCGGCGCCCAGGCCGCGGTCTGCGGCGACAGGGGCGGGCCAACCGCCTCGTTCGGGGCATAGGCGGGGCCCGGCGCGACCGCCTGGGTGGACAGGGCGGCCACCACGCCGGGCAGGCCCAGCAGCGGGTTGAACAGATACTGGCTTGCGCCCTCGACCACGCGGGTGGTCTCCGCCGTGTTCACATTGATGCGGCCCGCCACGCCCGGCGCGGGCGCGAGCACCACGCAGGTGACACAGCCCACCTGGTCCGTGCGCCCGAGGTTGCGGACGCGCAGGGCCAGGAAATTGTCCGTCACCCGGACCAGACGCGGACGCCACGCAATGCCCGCGTCGTGGCTGTAGAAGATCATGCCGTCCCCGTCGGGGCGGTAGGCCTGGGCGGCCGACACGGCGCCGGGGGTGGCGTCGCCGGGCTGCCAGTCTTCGGGATGGGGCAGTGCGGCCTCGGCCTCACGCCGCGCGGCCGCGTTCAGCCCGTCAAACTGGCTGCGCGGGGGCGCGACCCGCGAAGCGCGGGTCCGGTCGGTGACGAACTCGAGCGCCAGCACGGGCTCCAGGCGGTCCCCGCTCCGCCGGTCGCGCGCGGCGTCATAGCCGAGCAGCAGGCTCAGCAGGGGGTCCAGGTTGCCGTCCGTGTCCACCGGCATTATCGGCGCGTCGGGCTTGTCCAGGTCATATCCGGCGGGCAGTGCGCCGGAGCGTTCCGCGAGTGCCAGGGTCGTTTCTTGCGCGCGGCCCAGACGCTCCGCAAGGCCCGGTATGAACGTGCCCACATAGGCGACATAGGTCCCGTTTTCCAGGCCGTNNNNNNNNNNACCGCCTCCGCCCGCGCCGACTCGCCGAGCATGTTGTTGTGCTTGCTGACATACATCACCGCGCGGCGCGCCACCGGCCAGCGCTCCGCCACCTCCGGCAGGGTGAGCCAGCCGAAGACGGGCATCCGCCGGCCCGTGTCAAAGAGGAAGTCCGCATTCAGCAGGACGGGCCACTCGAAGGCCTCGCCAAAACTGGCCCCGGGAGACTCCCAGGCCACTCCGCCCCCCCCCGCAGTTCCCCGGCGCCCAAAAGGCGGATACGGCGCGGTGGCGTACCCCGGACCGTCGTTGAAGAGGTAGACCGGCGTCCACAGATGCGGGGCGGCGCCCGTTGCCGTGTCCCACCGCGCGTAATCGGCGTCCACATCCACTGGGTGCGGCCACAGCGGCGTGAAGTCCGCCTGGCCCACCGTCAGCACCACGGGGTTCAGCGCCGAAAGATCGGTGACCCCGGCAAGCCCCGCCCCGTCCTGCGAGGTGTCCGGCAGGTTGGCCAGCACCGCGCCGCGCAGGGAAAGGTCCTGCCGCCACAGGGGGTAATTCGAGCCGCCCGTGCCGATGGGCGGGCTCAGGCGGCCGGGTATGGTCCGCATGCGCGTGTTCACGGCGGCCGAGGCGACCCGCTGGACATATCCGGTGGCCGTCCGCGCCCGCAGGTCCTGGGCGAACACCGGCATGGACACGCCCATCAGGTCGCCCAGGTTGCCGTAGTTCTCGCCGCGCACCGCCGCGCGGCGGAACGTGTGGGCGAAATTAGCGTAGGTTTCCGGCAGTGCCGTGTCCGCCACGCCCACGGCCACCTGGTCGCTCTCCACAAACTGGCGCAGCCGGCGCCCGTCCAACTGAAGGAGGGACACCATGTCCTCCGGCGGCGTGTACCCCCCGTCGTCCACCAGCGCGGCCACCAGGTCGCGCGGGTTGTCCCACAGCCGCTGCTGCGTGTTCATCCGCAGGGGCGAGCCCGCCATGGCATGGCCGAAGAGGCGCGCGGCGTTGTCTTTCGGCGTGATTCCGTCGGAATCAGGACCGAAGCGCGGCTCGATGGAGGACGCCCACGAGGAGCCCGTCCGGTCCTCCACAGACTCGAAGAAACTCAGGCTCTCCGCCCAGTCGTCATACGCGCCGTCCGTCGGCTCCCACCGGTTCGACGTGCCGAAGCGGTCCCCGGCATACAGCGGGTGCTTCCGCTCCAGCGAACGGTAGAAGTCCAGGCCCATGTGGTTCGGCAGCCAAAGACTCGGACGGACCGCATCCAGACATACACGGTTCGCTGGTAGGGCGGGATTCGTACCCAACGCCCCTCCCCACACTATCTGTCCAGACCCTAGCGGGTCAATAACATAGTTGTTGTAGCCGTCCAATGTGTAGGGCGACTCAACGATGTCATCAATGGTGCGGTTGATCACATCATATTCACGGTATGTGACCTGGTCCGCCACGCGGCGCGCCTCGGATGGCCCCACATACAGCGTCACAATCACATTGTCGCCGGGATTCCAGCGCCGCTCCACAAAGGCTTTCCAGTCCGGGGAGTCGTTAACCGAGAGACCGGGCAGGGGGCCACCCTCGAGGGCCGCAAAATTCACCCCGTCGTTCACACCCTGCCGGTTTAGCAACTGCTCAAGCGTGGCCAACCAGATGTTATACGGCCCCACCTCCGGATAAAACAGGATGCCCATCTCCCCGGCCTCGAAAGAGCCCGAACCGTAGATACGGGGCTTGAGTCCTGTATAACTGATGTTAATGCGACCCTCGTCAACCCCCTCACTTAAGAACGGACTGCCATGGGCATAGGTGTTGGCTGCAATGAGATACTCTGTCCCATTTTCATCCACGCGGGCATTCAGATTGTTGTCCACCATGTCCTTGTCGAGGGTGCCGCGCACATAGCGCCGTATCGGCAGGCTATTCTCATCGAAATACATGCCCGTGCCATCCAATGCCAGATACCCGCCGTCGCCGTCGTTGTCATAGCCGTCATGCTCGGGATAGTTCGGCAGGAAGCCGCCGCGCAGGACCACCTGGGCAATGCGCTCAACTGAGTTGATGCCC is a window of Candidatus Hydrogenedentota bacterium DNA encoding:
- a CDS encoding right-handed parallel beta-helix repeat-containing protein, translating into MNGKLRRGAALLAAIVLCASARADIIEVNEGDDLAAAINGAAAGDTVQLKGRRVEGALQAGATVTWPLNAPVVVTRDLAIQGEAAVLPSRLVISGVPDEGGCPGNTVANPGFEAGAANWTESPAPVVVNEQSNAAEGSQYARFTTAPCAPDPPTGVAENAAELRYRQILDIPPLPPVFEETVVWTGAAFPSLATLPGMNLYLLVKVLPGSNTAADKLEVVLNTAYTATALTPANFGAHANYALVTVPLADFSPAIDLGTVNLLSFELKATWLGDTADPTIFLVAGVEFGLLPPPTANALGLASGTQDSLFSSLNPPKMVNDGGFSVIRLGGLGRPRASFQAWAETVGAADDKLEMLVNGVPVWAAAPASAELQDCEPAITLPGMALHGDSAALSFRATIKAPDDTADPPVPSTVFVVDGLVVSLLSPKLDVMGASMNMIAGGDFESPAAASAWEAWTACEAAGSAAAYFGAPACAGARAMVFKRMPVLDTVELHQTGVTVPDFGEKLTFSARVESPGTVESFFEVTLGGQTTRIADAKSGGSSWKTYEVPYAETLRGQTTELRFTAGIARGAAPAAFALDQICLGNPPTETVITVSGAKVLLENLTLADGGRAVHATDGGKLTLVRCATSNIAGDGVYFSGEASGLISNSVIRGCTGAAVNNVGDRTVTVFQCTLRGNGQGAVATLGRINLALSILDGNGGGASGEVHTWLNVFKSGAFPAGLEDGDFPNLPQETPVPWLDTPWIGKLQLLPQVVSDKKFDELPATLTAAVARENWRYDFERELRPENNNLGVGADETAGGLGGAGIWLDCAATPAIVGRDSTVSITVTVQGIDLANSVLRIVPEEPLAGVYPGDVGNPAHYYTVSFSPDTVSEETAKASLATFTVPCGVLSADGSTLCTEGINQIYLVDGDGTVYGPGQAGVTESPAISGSTFLVDTTPPVLLVSDGGGDATAGRPRLLPFPDTNDGAVAIDGPFDWRPRLVAIPTGNGTLADGDLHMFINAGSNTAVPYASAALPAEPLSVALEADFEDQQPLDPQGIRLLNVTTSGFGPETVTQEGLEYPQNAPNGYARLSGQFGGTAVAGAVLTPTVPTPPSFKTSLLNARWGVTGIPGASDPVKLSARMEARDLAGNRVAPGNSLVLWWMWRAQAQITSGPRDTLTLAPRFDWQLRRNGSAPSASESAPNAPLVKFRIWRAADTATDTQISATPWVRISNWSPWQTGPVDGQSVVDGNFLSVLLAANRAAAGQSKTLLVTVVGADEAGNIQQAFAADGNTLNSIADLEASGVAYSWWYNGQNQDNVAVETSARLRLFHEAVANCQGGGEIRNFGTMTRMPLPARSEAASVRAGAEIILGAQLPANVRGMVNVAGGPVATILWKLYEDGALVAQDETALSAAGTVTLSLPGSLTGTAFLNAWFSGCLDRLGDEGQGENFRKREVRYQITAQAKLVTAIQTLIDPTPASAEFSVYPKEFEDAIRDEQPVRVYERE